Proteins encoded together in one uncultured Flavobacterium sp. window:
- a CDS encoding intradiol ring-cleavage dioxygenase, whose product MDRKKFIRNGILGIASLATASKLLESCSKSDNGDTNTSGDGSCTVSPAETKGPFPIKTPSQLVLENIKSDRIGVALLINLIIENKNNNCSPLEGVFVDVWHCDKDGNYSEYGGTSMQQTDYTSVHFLRGRQTTNSKGEVSFISIFPGWYQGRAPHIHVEVMTTGGSSLLVTQIAFPETVSSEVYSSTNYAAHGQADTSNTRDNVFSDSLANELATLTGNLTDGYTLSKTITVNG is encoded by the coding sequence ATGGACAGAAAAAAATTCATAAGAAACGGTATATTAGGAATTGCATCTTTGGCAACAGCCTCTAAACTATTAGAATCATGTTCTAAAAGTGATAATGGCGATACAAACACATCAGGCGACGGAAGCTGCACAGTTTCTCCTGCTGAAACTAAAGGGCCATTCCCTATTAAAACACCAAGCCAACTTGTTTTAGAAAACATAAAATCTGATCGAATTGGCGTAGCTTTACTTATTAATCTGATTATCGAAAATAAAAACAATAACTGCTCGCCTTTAGAAGGTGTTTTTGTAGATGTCTGGCATTGCGATAAAGACGGTAATTACTCTGAATATGGAGGAACTTCGATGCAACAAACAGATTATACTTCGGTTCACTTTTTAAGAGGCAGACAAACAACAAATTCAAAAGGAGAAGTTTCGTTTATTTCTATTTTTCCGGGCTGGTATCAAGGCAGAGCGCCGCATATACATGTTGAAGTCATGACTACTGGAGGATCATCATTATTGGTAACACAAATTGCTTTTCCTGAAACGGTTTCAAGCGAAGTATATTCAAGTACAAATTATGCTGCTCACGGTCAAGCCGATACTTCGAATACGAGAGACAATGTTTTTTCGGATAGTTTAGCCAATGAATTAGCAACATTGACAGGAAATTTAACAGATGGTTACACACTAAGTAAAACCATTACAGTAAACGGATAG